One segment of Streptomyces sp. NBC_00576 DNA contains the following:
- a CDS encoding MFS transporter gives MQGERNPVGSSRRTTPAIPGAVQRTGTEKRGAVVAALMLSMALAALDSTIVSTAVPQIVGDLGGFSVFSWLFSGYLLAVTVTLPVYGKLSDTFGRKPVLIAGSALFLLGSLLCALAWNMGALIAFRIIQGLGGGALQGTVQTLAADLYPLEQRPKIQAKLSTVWATAAVAGPAVGGVLAAYAGWRWIFLVNLPVGAVAMWLLARHLHEPQRDTSGPRPRVDWAGALAVFACGGVLLTALVQGGVAWPWLSWPSTAFFGTGLALVFLVVMIERRAAEPIIPGWVWRRPTIAAVNVALGALGLLMVAPTVFLPTYAQSVLGLAPIAAGFVLSVWTLSWPVSAALSQHVYRRIGFRDTAILGIGAAALILLAFPFLPYPGSPWQPTLLMLLLGGALGLFQLPLIVGVQSTVGWSERGTATASVLFCRQSGQTIGAALFGAVANGVLASRLGGASDLDSVTRALGAGAAPEATRRAIADAVHAVYFGAAGAAALAFVALLVLAPRRFPVLDSP, from the coding sequence ATGCAGGGGGAAAGGAACCCGGTGGGCAGCAGCCGCCGTACGACACCCGCGATACCCGGCGCGGTGCAGCGCACCGGAACCGAGAAGCGAGGAGCCGTCGTCGCGGCCCTGATGCTCTCGATGGCGCTGGCCGCGCTCGACTCCACCATCGTGTCGACCGCCGTACCGCAGATCGTCGGTGACCTCGGCGGCTTCTCCGTCTTCTCCTGGCTGTTCTCGGGCTACCTGCTCGCCGTCACGGTCACCCTCCCCGTGTACGGCAAGCTCTCCGACACCTTCGGCCGCAAACCGGTCCTGATAGCGGGCAGCGCCCTGTTCCTCCTCGGCTCGCTGCTGTGCGCGCTGGCCTGGAACATGGGCGCGCTGATCGCGTTCCGGATCATCCAGGGCCTGGGCGGCGGCGCCCTCCAGGGCACGGTCCAGACCCTCGCCGCCGACCTCTACCCGCTGGAGCAACGCCCCAAAATCCAGGCCAAGTTGTCGACCGTGTGGGCGACCGCGGCGGTGGCGGGCCCCGCGGTGGGCGGGGTGCTCGCGGCCTACGCCGGCTGGCGCTGGATCTTCCTCGTCAACCTCCCCGTCGGCGCGGTGGCGATGTGGCTCCTGGCCCGCCACCTCCACGAACCGCAACGCGACACCTCCGGCCCCCGCCCGCGCGTCGACTGGGCGGGCGCGCTGGCGGTGTTCGCGTGCGGCGGCGTACTGCTGACGGCCCTCGTCCAGGGCGGCGTGGCCTGGCCCTGGCTGTCCTGGCCGTCAACCGCCTTCTTCGGTACGGGACTTGCGCTGGTGTTCCTCGTGGTCATGATCGAACGCAGGGCGGCGGAGCCGATCATCCCCGGGTGGGTGTGGCGGCGCCCCACGATCGCGGCGGTCAACGTGGCGCTGGGCGCGCTGGGTCTGCTGATGGTGGCCCCGACGGTGTTCCTGCCGACGTACGCCCAGTCGGTACTTGGCCTCGCCCCGATAGCCGCCGGATTCGTGCTGTCCGTATGGACGTTGAGCTGGCCGGTGTCTGCGGCGCTGAGCCAGCACGTGTACCGCAGGATCGGCTTCCGCGACACGGCGATCCTCGGCATCGGCGCGGCGGCCCTGATCCTGCTGGCGTTCCCCTTCCTCCCCTACCCCGGCTCCCCCTGGCAGCCGACCCTCCTCATGCTGCTGCTCGGCGGCGCCCTCGGCCTCTTCCAACTCCCCCTGATAGTGGGCGTCCAGTCGACGGTCGGCTGGTCGGAACGCGGCACGGCGACGGCGTCGGTGCTCTTCTGCCGCCAGAGCGGCCAGACGATCGGCGCGGCCCTGTTCGGCGCGGTGGCCAACGGCGTACTGGCGTCCCGGCTGGGCGGCGCGAGCGACCTGGACTCGGTGACCCGGGCACTGGGCGCCGGCGCCGCACCGGAGGCGACCCGGCGGGCGATCGCGGACGCGGTGCACGCGGTGTACTTCGGGGCGGCGGGGGCGGCGGCACTGGCGTTCGTGGCGCTGCTGGTACTGGCGCCGCGCCGCTTCCCGGTCCTCGACAGCCCCTAG
- a CDS encoding cellulose-binding protein has protein sequence MSNAVMSSHGFVAGFGAGRGRGYRPDQVDAFAVALSAERDAAWERAARLTVLAREMEEESGRLREAVARLAPQTYESLGERARQLFELGVEEAGSVRERGRSDARELVAAAEARANALREAADTAAENVRAEAEERARHRLLAARAEADEIRIGARREVKEGRGEVLAALREMRLRTAGLLAEQEKEYAERWAETERLTAEREVALDVRHMERVTVAEAALSEAKRAFADAEESVRRIDDDARVRAAEVLAEARAEEDRLARETERVLREHGEEWDDVRAHMDHVRNSLTTLTGRAAAE, from the coding sequence ATGAGCAACGCAGTGATGTCGTCGCACGGTTTCGTGGCCGGTTTCGGAGCCGGACGGGGGCGCGGATACCGGCCCGATCAGGTCGACGCGTTCGCCGTCGCGCTCTCCGCGGAGCGGGACGCCGCCTGGGAGCGGGCCGCGCGGCTGACGGTCCTGGCCAGGGAGATGGAGGAGGAGTCGGGGCGGCTGCGGGAGGCCGTCGCGCGGCTCGCCCCGCAGACGTACGAGAGTCTTGGTGAACGCGCCCGGCAGCTCTTCGAGTTGGGCGTTGAGGAGGCCGGCTCCGTACGGGAGCGGGGGCGGAGCGATGCGCGGGAACTGGTCGCGGCGGCCGAGGCCCGTGCGAACGCCCTGCGGGAGGCCGCGGACACCGCCGCCGAGAACGTACGCGCCGAGGCCGAGGAACGTGCCCGGCACCGGCTGCTCGCCGCCCGCGCCGAGGCCGACGAGATCCGGATCGGCGCCCGGCGGGAGGTCAAGGAGGGGCGGGGGGAGGTGCTGGCCGCGCTGCGTGAGATGCGGCTGCGGACCGCCGGGCTGCTCGCCGAGCAGGAGAAGGAGTACGCCGAGCGGTGGGCCGAGACGGAACGGCTCACCGCCGAGCGCGAAGTCGCCCTGGACGTACGGCACATGGAGCGGGTGACGGTTGCCGAGGCCGCGCTGTCCGAGGCGAAGCGGGCCTTCGCGGACGCCGAGGAGTCGGTCCGGCGGATCGACGACGACGCGCGGGTTCGCGCCGCCGAGGTCCTCGCCGAGGCCCGCGCCGAGGAGGACCGCCTCGCCCGCGAGACCGAGCGGGTGCTGCGGGAGCACGGGGAGGAGTGGGACGACGTACGGGCCCACATGGACCACGTACGCAACAGCCTGACCACGCTCACCGGGCGGGCGGCGGCCGAATGA